In Betaproteobacteria bacterium, the following proteins share a genomic window:
- a CDS encoding MtrB/PioB family outer membrane beta-barrel protein, producing MTTKSQHRTGRLTMVHRPRTTVIAASVSIALAPFALTAALADSATGTDTVISNTMNQGIAAGPPRVDAELDIKRSPIGILYGYDTLVAEPAKKAGDGWDYKASIEFGGISSNGDRDNPFYTRYRDVDSGFYLRNFTVRADKPAEGAFFDAYAGSVARDDQFYSIAFGRYNAWKVKAYFNETPSISTNAFRSLWSGMGTGNQTLVGLTPGGLPTAAATQTALQAAIAAAPDTELAITRKKGGIRADFTLSENWKLYAAYTSEKKQGSNPYGLIFGGGGGGGDIEAAEPVDWTTNEFRGGVQYFDGINSFNITAEGSLYRNDLNTFTVQNPLTITVNTLTGVSANTFTSARFDSYPDNEFYKIKGEYARSLPQLMNGRFSAVVAATRSSQDDSLIAPTTLPLTGGMINGISAANVWNTTDALTRTNSGAEITTKLANLSLALSPARNVGVRANWRYYETDNSTDYIACNPLTGQVGRLINDGSGGAFVNTPAYLAAKCNLDAIRALNVAPSAGNVNIANVPFEYKQENASLSADWRIDMKSNLTGSIERETFKRQHRERDETNEDKLKIGYTNRGFESVTLLLSAEGMRRRGSDYNPDPYEEFQSASLGPLPTATGTNYTGWIHVMDSFRKFDLADRDQRTLNGRINWAAAPTLDFGLSGQWKDMSYPDSEYGRNGTNRQSFVSLEANWQASAEFALYGNYSWQSGKMHQLGLQANACAVGATYYFYSNGVVNTTGIAPTGTTLVGTTLVAPGNAGLSTCETAAALNPLYPTSRTWEQIQDSRNQTGSIGLRRDFGVAKLDAAYTYVNGTTTTSYTYNAAALGLTAAQVALIGSGMPEARFTQNTIEANLSYPVNKTMALRLYGRYERGKVNDWHYDGVAQNPVPANNAAYLDKGPGDYSASTVGLFLKVDF from the coding sequence ATGACGACGAAGTCCCAACACCGCACCGGGAGGCTCACCATGGTCCATCGGCCCCGCACCACCGTCATTGCCGCAAGCGTGAGCATCGCGCTGGCGCCTTTCGCCCTCACCGCCGCGCTCGCCGACAGCGCCACGGGCACCGATACCGTCATTTCGAACACGATGAACCAGGGCATCGCCGCCGGTCCGCCGCGGGTCGACGCCGAGCTCGACATCAAACGCAGTCCCATCGGCATCCTGTACGGCTACGACACGCTTGTGGCCGAGCCCGCCAAGAAGGCCGGGGACGGATGGGATTACAAGGCCTCGATCGAGTTCGGCGGCATCTCGTCGAACGGGGACCGCGACAATCCGTTCTACACACGCTATCGCGACGTGGATTCGGGCTTCTATCTGCGCAACTTCACCGTGCGGGCGGACAAGCCTGCCGAGGGCGCCTTCTTCGATGCGTACGCCGGCTCCGTGGCCCGGGATGACCAGTTCTACTCGATCGCCTTCGGCCGCTACAACGCGTGGAAGGTGAAGGCGTACTTCAACGAGACACCCTCGATATCGACCAACGCCTTTCGTTCGCTCTGGAGCGGGATGGGAACCGGCAACCAGACGCTTGTCGGGCTGACGCCAGGAGGGCTGCCGACGGCCGCTGCCACGCAGACTGCGTTGCAGGCCGCCATTGCGGCGGCCCCGGATACCGAGCTCGCGATCACGCGAAAGAAGGGGGGCATTCGCGCCGACTTCACGCTTTCGGAGAACTGGAAGCTCTACGCGGCCTACACGAGCGAGAAGAAGCAGGGGTCCAATCCCTACGGACTGATATTCGGCGGAGGCGGCGGCGGCGGGGACATCGAGGCCGCCGAGCCGGTCGACTGGACGACGAACGAGTTCCGCGGCGGTGTCCAGTACTTCGACGGGATCAACAGTTTCAACATCACGGCCGAGGGTTCGCTCTACCGGAACGACTTGAACACCTTCACGGTCCAGAACCCTCTCACGATCACGGTGAACACGCTCACGGGCGTTTCCGCGAACACGTTCACCTCCGCGCGATTCGACTCCTACCCCGACAACGAGTTCTACAAGATCAAGGGGGAGTACGCGCGCAGTCTGCCCCAGCTCATGAACGGGCGCTTCAGTGCGGTCGTCGCGGCCACGCGGTCGAGCCAGGACGATTCTCTCATCGCGCCCACGACGCTGCCCCTTACCGGCGGCATGATCAACGGCATCTCGGCGGCCAACGTCTGGAACACGACGGACGCGCTCACCCGGACGAATTCCGGTGCGGAAATCACGACGAAGCTCGCCAACCTGTCCCTCGCGCTCAGTCCGGCGCGCAACGTCGGCGTCCGCGCCAACTGGCGGTACTACGAAACGGACAATTCGACGGACTACATCGCCTGCAACCCGCTCACCGGCCAGGTCGGACGTTTGATCAATGACGGCAGCGGCGGCGCCTTCGTGAATACGCCGGCCTACCTGGCCGCGAAATGCAACCTGGACGCCATACGGGCACTCAACGTCGCGCCCAGCGCAGGCAATGTCAACATCGCCAATGTCCCGTTCGAGTACAAGCAGGAGAACGCCTCGCTGAGCGCCGACTGGCGCATCGACATGAAATCGAACCTGACCGGATCGATCGAGCGGGAGACGTTCAAGCGCCAGCACCGCGAACGCGATGAGACGAACGAGGACAAGCTGAAGATCGGCTACACGAACCGCGGCTTCGAGAGCGTGACGCTGCTCCTGTCCGCGGAAGGCATGCGCCGGCGCGGAAGCGACTACAACCCGGACCCGTACGAGGAATTCCAGAGTGCCTCGCTGGGACCGCTGCCCACCGCAACGGGCACCAACTACACTGGCTGGATCCATGTCATGGACAGCTTCCGCAAGTTCGACCTGGCCGACCGGGACCAGCGCACGCTGAACGGCCGGATCAACTGGGCTGCCGCGCCGACGTTGGATTTCGGACTCTCGGGCCAGTGGAAGGACATGAGCTATCCCGACTCGGAGTACGGGCGCAATGGAACCAACAGGCAGTCCTTCGTCAGCCTGGAAGCCAACTGGCAGGCTTCGGCGGAGTTCGCGCTGTACGGCAACTACTCCTGGCAGTCCGGCAAGATGCACCAGTTGGGTCTCCAGGCCAATGCCTGCGCGGTCGGCGCGACGTACTATTTCTACAGCAATGGCGTGGTGAACACGACGGGTATCGCTCCAACCGGCACGACACTGGTCGGCACGACGCTGGTCGCCCCCGGAAATGCGGGCCTGAGCACCTGCGAGACGGCCGCAGCGCTGAACCCGCTGTATCCGACGAGCCGCACCTGGGAGCAAATCCAGGATTCGCGGAACCAGACCGGGAGCATCGGCTTGCGGCGGGACTTCGGCGTCGCCAAGCTCGACGCGGCATACACCTACGTGAACGGCACGACGACGACGAGCTACACCTACAATGCCGCTGCCCTAGGGCTTACCGCGGCGCAGGTCGCACTCATCGGCTCCGGAATGCCGGAAGCCCGTTTCACGCAGAACACGATCGAGGCGAACCTCAGCTACCCCGTCAACAAGACGATGGCGTTGCGGCTCTATGGCCGGTACGAGCGCGGCAAGGTCAACGACTGGCACTACGACGGCGTCGCCCAGAACCCGGTGCCGGCCAACAACGCCGCCTATCTCGACAAGGGGCCGGGCGACTATAGCGCCAGCACGGTCGGCCTGTTCCTCAAGGTCGACTTCTAG
- a CDS encoding DmsE family decaheme c-type cytochrome yields MNAIFGEKHVATWARGAAIALIGLLGWALPAKAQEATYVGEAKCLSCHDTENQHFRDTQHARAFRGNPKNQREKYVCEACHGPGSKHVSKSSDKTAIISFTKESGTPIQTMNAQCLSCHGGGQRQHWAASTHELNNIACSDCHAPMERRSVNGLLRKPTITETCLTCHQQQRAEFQRRSHMPVLEGKMSCVDCHNPHGSITRPLLKNDSVNETCAACHAEKRGPFIWEHAPVRESCINCHSPHGSNNERLLVSSRPFLCQQCHSPPVGHPGQFFRGDQTAAAALQGGTQSARVIGRSCQNCHVAVHGSNHPSGARLQR; encoded by the coding sequence ATGAACGCGATATTCGGAGAGAAGCATGTCGCCACCTGGGCGCGGGGCGCGGCCATTGCGCTCATCGGCCTGCTCGGATGGGCGCTTCCGGCAAAGGCGCAGGAGGCGACCTATGTGGGCGAAGCCAAGTGTCTGAGCTGCCACGACACCGAAAACCAGCATTTCCGTGACACGCAGCACGCGCGGGCCTTCCGCGGTAACCCGAAGAACCAGCGCGAGAAGTACGTCTGCGAGGCATGCCACGGGCCGGGATCGAAGCACGTCTCGAAATCCTCCGACAAGACGGCGATCATCTCATTCACGAAGGAGTCGGGCACGCCGATCCAGACCATGAATGCGCAGTGCCTTTCCTGCCACGGCGGAGGGCAGCGCCAGCACTGGGCCGCCTCCACGCATGAACTCAACAACATCGCCTGCAGCGACTGCCATGCGCCCATGGAAAGGCGCTCGGTGAATGGCCTGCTGCGCAAACCCACCATCACCGAGACCTGCCTCACCTGCCATCAGCAGCAGCGCGCCGAGTTCCAGCGGCGCTCCCACATGCCGGTGCTCGAGGGCAAGATGAGCTGCGTCGATTGCCACAACCCGCACGGGTCGATCACGCGACCGCTGCTCAAGAATGACAGCGTGAACGAGACCTGTGCCGCCTGCCACGCCGAGAAGCGCGGGCCGTTCATCTGGGAGCACGCCCCGGTGCGCGAGAGCTGCATCAACTGCCACTCGCCGCACGGCTCGAACAACGAGCGCCTGCTCGTGTCGTCGCGCCCGTTCCTGTGCCAGCAGTGCCACAGCCCGCCGGTGGGCCACCCCGGCCAGTTCTTCCGGGGCGACCAGACGGCGGCTGCCGCGTTGCAGGGCGGCACGCAGAGCGCGCGCGTCATCGGCCGCTCGTGCCAGAACTGCCACGTGGCCGTCCATGGAAGCAACCACCCGTCCGGCGCTCGCCTGCAGCGCTAG
- a CDS encoding c-type cytochrome, translating into MKRWVAIGWAMVFVPAVVLAQEKAAPQPHVKGIESPDYVWNEMQGEKLQALKAKGDPLRGEIAFEVCQGCHRSHALGRPDGKYPRLAGQHASVLIKQMTDVRAGRRDNSRMYPFANEHVLGPQDIADIAVYLQGLPVNADNGKGPGKDLERGKALYLKDCATCHGNKAEGDGPEFQPRLNGQHYLYLTHEGRAIRDGERRNADPKMVRVIKDYKDADLNAVLDYVSRLPMAGG; encoded by the coding sequence ATGAAACGGTGGGTCGCAATCGGCTGGGCGATGGTCTTCGTGCCGGCCGTCGTGCTGGCGCAGGAAAAGGCAGCGCCGCAGCCTCACGTTAAGGGCATCGAGTCGCCCGACTATGTCTGGAACGAGATGCAGGGCGAGAAGCTGCAGGCGCTCAAGGCCAAGGGCGACCCGCTGCGCGGCGAGATCGCCTTCGAAGTTTGCCAGGGGTGCCACCGCAGCCATGCGCTCGGGCGCCCGGACGGCAAGTATCCACGCCTGGCCGGGCAGCATGCCTCGGTGCTGATCAAGCAGATGACCGACGTTCGCGCTGGCCGCCGCGACAACTCGCGCATGTATCCCTTTGCCAACGAGCATGTTCTCGGGCCGCAGGACATCGCGGACATCGCGGTGTACCTGCAGGGCCTTCCCGTGAACGCGGATAACGGAAAGGGGCCGGGCAAGGATCTCGAGCGGGGCAAGGCGCTGTACCTGAAGGATTGCGCTACCTGTCATGGAAACAAGGCGGAGGGCGATGGCCCGGAATTCCAGCCGCGCCTCAACGGCCAGCACTACCTGTACCTGACACACGAGGGACGCGCCATTCGCGACGGAGAACGCCGCAACGCCGATCCGAAGATGGTCCGCGTGATCAAGGATTACAAGGATGCGGATCTCAACGCGGTGCTCGACTACGTCTCCCGCCTGCCCATGGCCGGAGGGTAG
- a CDS encoding c-type cytochrome has product MAFVAAHAVADDAGQLALTLCSPCHAADGNSVVPMFPKLAGQQPSYIAKQLNDFIAGKRKSDTMAPTLANVKSGDIPALTAHFAAQKQAPGKVENAALATAGRKLFTDGNEATGVPACAGCHLDNGLGNDRYPRIAGQHQAYAIKEMMDFKSGARNNDKGRVMRVVAERLTEEEIKAAAEFMAGM; this is encoded by the coding sequence GTGGCGTTCGTGGCTGCGCACGCCGTGGCCGACGACGCGGGACAGCTTGCGCTCACCCTGTGTTCCCCCTGCCACGCGGCCGACGGCAACAGCGTCGTGCCCATGTTTCCGAAGCTTGCAGGCCAGCAGCCTTCGTACATCGCCAAGCAGCTCAACGATTTCATCGCCGGAAAGCGCAAGAGCGACACCATGGCGCCGACGCTTGCCAACGTGAAATCCGGCGACATTCCCGCCCTGACCGCCCATTTCGCCGCGCAGAAGCAGGCGCCGGGAAAGGTGGAGAACGCGGCCCTCGCAACCGCAGGCCGCAAGCTGTTCACGGACGGCAACGAGGCGACGGGCGTTCCCGCCTGCGCCGGCTGCCACCTCGACAACGGGTTGGGCAACGACCGCTACCCTCGCATCGCCGGGCAGCACCAGGCCTATGCGATCAAGGAAATGATGGATTTCAAGAGCGGGGCGCGCAACAACGACAAGGGCCGCGTCATGCGCGTCGTGGCCGAGCGCCTGACCGAGGAAGAGATCAAGGCTGCCGCCGAATTCATGGCGGGGATGTGA
- a CDS encoding LysR family transcriptional regulator, whose protein sequence is MLNMRSVDLNLLPVFEAAYEERSLSKAAIRLSITQSAVSHALARLRVLFRDELFVRHARGVTPTSTAEAIYARTQPALGLVREAVTETRGFDPVTSGRHFGVAIPHPLGPMIAVRLLDRLGKAAPGVSVSFNTQSRPTGLGQALREGRVDASIDWLPADGEHFRHETLFRDSLVVAARKGHPVLRGRATPKALREHAFVRLRPRMDAGRLLDAMGDLQELGLRHELEVSEILEIFMVTATSDLLGLIPASMAQMGRSRLGLQIVTGAPRSGEVPVRLMWHEGRDRDPGHRFLRKLLQEVTREVVKG, encoded by the coding sequence ATGCTCAACATGCGATCCGTGGATCTCAACCTGCTCCCGGTGTTCGAGGCCGCGTACGAGGAAAGGAGCCTGTCGAAGGCGGCCATCCGCCTTTCGATCACGCAGTCCGCCGTGAGCCATGCGCTTGCGCGGCTGCGCGTGCTGTTCAGGGACGAGCTTTTCGTGCGCCATGCGCGTGGCGTCACGCCCACGTCCACGGCAGAGGCGATCTACGCGAGAACGCAGCCCGCCCTGGGGCTCGTCCGGGAGGCGGTGACCGAAACGCGAGGCTTCGACCCCGTGACCTCCGGTCGCCACTTCGGCGTGGCTATTCCGCATCCGCTGGGGCCGATGATCGCGGTCCGGCTCCTCGACCGGCTTGGCAAGGCAGCTCCGGGCGTGAGCGTCTCGTTCAACACCCAGTCGCGACCGACCGGGTTGGGGCAGGCGCTGCGTGAGGGACGGGTGGACGCGTCCATCGACTGGCTGCCGGCAGACGGAGAGCACTTTCGGCATGAGACGCTCTTCCGGGATAGCTTGGTCGTCGCGGCGAGGAAGGGCCATCCCGTCCTGCGCGGCCGTGCGACGCCCAAGGCCCTGCGCGAGCATGCATTCGTTCGCCTTCGGCCGCGCATGGACGCCGGCAGACTCCTCGATGCGATGGGTGACTTGCAGGAACTGGGGCTTCGCCATGAACTCGAGGTGTCGGAAATTCTCGAGATCTTCATGGTCACGGCCACCTCGGATCTGCTGGGCCTCATTCCCGCGAGCATGGCGCAGATGGGGCGCAGCAGGCTGGGGCTGCAGATAGTGACGGGCGCGCCTCGCAGCGGCGAAGTGCCGGTGAGGCTCATGTGGCACGAGGGCCGTGACCGCGACCCCGGCCATCGCTTCCTGCGCAAGCTCCTCCAGGAAGTGACGCGCGAAGTGGTGAAGGGGTGA